The following are from one region of the Salvia splendens isolate huo1 chromosome 2, SspV2, whole genome shotgun sequence genome:
- the LOC121793081 gene encoding uncharacterized protein LOC121793081 — protein MHTPYTPCGAKWHGVTEIGNAPRHSVAHYRDQLSLIRPGQFMWTPYADCILPEYCIDSTASYLCDTYLVCWSFVEAHEAGRVSRQFNRYQRIPQYCDRMLHSSGHLSKSHRRGRKGADRAKVHKFFIDEWDLRHDRFQATFDHATTTMDGRINPGYMEWYNRITVSYLVQPGTQSTEGMNEAAPSNLLAVETLQGIWHLTSEHDTDPRLRQIREMAASALRAMNHADAMEYPSSQRRNVVMPPRPPTSLRHGLPGVRTGGHGITRQHRLSQQQQPQPENAVPEPLSPEYAPPGWSQLSGASHEPSQWGARASCDSFFGGVSDWDAAQPGRDTYFQNYQFMDPVGEEEGPEEEGGEEEGGEEHDEVIFRPPTAGSSRPSSTIGRAMENVFRGFSTRKNKGKAPTKFTPPSR, from the exons atgcacacgccgtataccccgtgtggagccaa gtggcacggagttactgaaattggaaatgctcCCCGACATTCAGTAGCTCATTATCGTGATCAGTTATCACTGATCCGTCCTGGCCAG tttatgtGGACACCCTATGCAGACTGTATCCTCCCTGAGTACTGCATTGATTCGACTGCATCCTACTTGTGCGATACTTATTTGGTGTGCTGGTCATTTGTCGAGGCACACGAGGCTGGACGCGTTTCCCGACAATTTAACCGCTACCAGCGTATTCCTCAGTACTGTGATAGGATGCTACATAGCTCCGGCCATTTGAGTAAAAGTCACCGCCGTGGGAGGAAGGGCGCTGATCGGGCTAAGGTACAtaagttcttcattgatgaatgGGACTTGCGCCACGACAGGTTCCAAGCAACTTTTGACCATGCAACGACGACAATGGATGGTCGCATTAATCCGGGCTATATGGAGTGGTACAATAGGATCACCGTGTCGTACCTAGTTCAACCTGGGACACAGTCAACTGAAGGGATGAACGAGGCAGCCCCTTCTAATTTATTGGCG GTTGAGACCCTTCAGGGGATATGGCATTTGACCTCTGAACATGACACAGACCCTCGGTTACGGCAGATCCGAGAAATGGCTGCTTCGGCACTTCGTGCGATGAACCATGCTGATGCGATGGAGTATCCATCTTCTCAACGGCGAAATGTGGTCATGCCGCCACGCCCACCAACTTCTCTTCGTCATGGACTGCCGGGTGTCCGGACGGGTGGGCACGGGATTACGCGACAGCATAGGTTgtcgcagcagcagcagccgcaaCCTGAGAATGCGGTACCAGAGCCCTTGAGTCCGGAGTACGCTCCACCAGGATGGTCTCAGCTGAGTGGTGCAAGCCACGAGCCCTCGCAATGGGGAGCACGCGCGTCATGTGATTCATTCTTTGGCGGTGTGTCTGATTGGGATGCAGCTCAACCAGGACGTGATACGTACTTTCAGAATTATCAATTTATGGATCCTGTGGGGGAAGAAGAGGGTCCGGAAGAAGAGGGCGGGGAAGAAGAGGGCGGGGAGGAACATGACGAAGTAATATTCCGACCACCGACCGCGGGATCCTCACGACCATCAAGTACGATTGGGAGGGCTATGGAGAATGTATTCAGGGGATTTTCAACAAGGAAGAACAAAGGGAAAGCTCCGACAAAGTTCACGCCTCCATCTAGATAG